In one Saccharibacillus brassicae genomic region, the following are encoded:
- the iolE gene encoding myo-inosose-2 dehydratase — MSGPNIAWGIAPIGWRNDDMPEIGAGNTLQHLLSDIVVAGFEGTEVGGFFPEASVLNKELELRRLRIAGQWFSSYLIRDGLPGVIDSFRTQCEYLRQVKADVIVVSEQTRSIQGTDRDVFAEKPYFDDAEWDALCRGLNELGAAAAEYGLRLVYHHHMGTGVQTAEEIDRLMDGTDASRVSLLYDTGHIFVSDGGCLPLLRKHIGRIGHVHFKDARRTVLDDCRRDGRSFMQSFLSGMFTVPGDGCIDFRDVYAELIGSGYRGWIVIEAEQDPDVAHPLEYALIARRYIDEHLLGGAQTNTRRTQA; from the coding sequence ATGAGCGGACCAAACATCGCCTGGGGCATCGCGCCTATCGGCTGGCGCAACGATGACATGCCGGAGATCGGGGCGGGCAACACGCTTCAGCATCTGCTGAGCGATATTGTCGTCGCCGGCTTCGAAGGAACGGAAGTCGGCGGCTTTTTCCCGGAAGCTTCCGTATTGAACAAGGAATTGGAACTGCGCCGTCTACGGATCGCGGGCCAATGGTTCAGCAGCTATCTGATCCGCGACGGCCTGCCGGGCGTAATCGATTCGTTTCGTACCCAGTGCGAGTATCTGCGGCAGGTGAAGGCCGACGTCATCGTCGTGTCCGAGCAGACGCGAAGCATTCAGGGCACCGACCGCGACGTGTTTGCGGAGAAGCCTTATTTTGACGACGCCGAATGGGACGCGCTGTGCCGGGGACTGAACGAGCTGGGCGCAGCCGCCGCGGAGTACGGGCTGCGCCTCGTCTACCATCACCATATGGGTACGGGCGTGCAGACGGCGGAAGAGATCGACCGGCTCATGGACGGCACCGACGCTTCCAGAGTGTCGCTGCTGTACGATACCGGCCATATTTTCGTATCGGACGGCGGCTGCCTGCCGCTGCTGCGCAAGCATATCGGCCGGATCGGCCACGTGCACTTCAAGGACGCGCGCCGGACGGTGCTCGACGACTGCCGCCGGGATGGCCGGTCGTTTATGCAGTCGTTCCTGAGCGGCATGTTTACCGTGCCCGGCGACGGCTGCATCGACTTCAGGGACGTGTACGCCGAGCTGATCGGGAGCGGATACCGCGGCTGGATCGTGATCGAAGCGGAGCAGGACCCCGACGTGGCGCATCCGCTGGAATACGCGCTGATCGCGCGGCGCTATATCGACGAACATCTGCTGGGCGGAGCACAGACGAATACGAGGAGGACACAGGCATGA